The DNA segment TTATTCCCTAAATATTAAACTTTTGTCAAAATGCTACGTTTGTTATAGAACTGTGTTTTGCCCCTTTTTTCCATGAACACATTGGCCTTAAGTCGGGTTTTGTTTGCATCTGTCTTTGCATTTTACATCATGTAACATTTTCCTTATTTCCTATCACATATTGTTTCCTCCgtcaaataataaattatttgtgTTCCTTTCTGATCTACATCTTCTGACCCTAAGACCTTTAATTTGGCTGAAATCCTTCAGTAATTGGAGTGAAGATAATTTTTTCGAATAGAACATTTTCATggggaagagaaagtcaacagcgAAGCCTCCTCCTAAGAAACGAATGGACAAGCTTGACACGGTCTTTTGCTGCCCTTTCTGCAACCATGGAAGTAGTGTCGAGTGTCGCATGTAAGTTCATGTGATATTACCTCCTTTTTTGCAAAGATCACCGTGCGATGATTGTTGGGAGAGCATTCTTGGAGTAATATTTGGTCCTTTTACTCATAAAGTTGTTTGTTTTATTATATGCAATTGCACTATAGAAAAAGATGTGTATGGTAGGTTTGTTCCTCCTGGTGTTTTTAGGCTGTATCTATTTAATTATCTTCCGTGATTGATTTTTCTTGGCAGTGACATGAAGAACTTGATCGGGGAGGCTTCATGCAGGATTTGTCTGGAAAGTTTCAGCACTACTGTCAACGGTATGACCGCTAGTATATCAAATTTTTGTAACCGTGTTCATTAGACAGACTTGGTTTCGTACCATATTGATCGCCACATGTTTTATCCATGAATAGTTGATACAGCAAAATTCTTTAGGATGTGCTTTCGGCAATCCTTATTGGTTTTTCAGAGTagggatttttcaaagagaaatcaAGCAACAAAGACTTCTCAGAACTTGTTTTCGCTGACAAGACATGTATATTAGTCTTCAAATCCAGGATGTTTGGTTCACGAATCAAAGAAAGATTATAAGTAATATGCTCCTTACAAACTGGTTCCGTTCAATGCCTCATGAGCATCCATTCATGGGACCTTAATAACCAACCTATTTCCCTCTATAAAGTTTCAGAACTGGTGAGATTGTATGTAGATTGTCCTCGTCAAATGTCGGGCCCATTCCAACTGGCATATATTCTTATCATATCCACTTGCATCTATCTGCGCATTCAATTATCATTTATTGTTTGTTCTTAGAATCATAAAAATATGCTGACCTGATGCTCTCTCTTTCGTTTTGCAGCACTGACGGAGCCTATTGACATGTAAGTTTATCTCCATGATATGTTTTTGTGGGTCAATAGCTGAAAACCGAATCAGATAATCAGCAAATTCCACATTTGTTTTGCAGATACAGCGAATGGATAGATGAATGCGAAAGGGTCAACAATCCTGAAGATGATGGTGCATGAACATTTCTGCCTGGTGGATCATGGGTCGAGCCTATATATGTTGTGATGATCCTTAATGTTGTAGAATAAAATATGTTCCTATGGAGTATGTCGAACGGTGTGATATTGTTAATTTATACTCTACGGGTACATTGCATGGTTTGGCTACTTGCTATGTAATAAATTGTTATTTGCTTCGAAACTGTAATTTATCGCCCTTTCACTCGCTAATAATTCTCACAAGAAATTTTGGCGTAAAAATCAAATACATTTTGTTGGTTTAGGTGGAGACATTTTTTTATTCCAAAATATAAACTTTCATGATCTGTGGCTTTGTTAAATGCAGGCTAAGGACGTAGCAGTTTACCGGACGTTGTTTATCGTGTGCAAATGGAAGTTTGTCTTCATCATCAGCCTCGACAAAACGAAGTCAGCGAGAACAGTGGGGGGGGGGAAGGTTTCCACATCGATCGACAAACAGTAGCTGTGAAAACTTGATCCCGCTAGAGATGTGTACATGGCCGGAGAAGGTGTTCGAGCTTAAGACATGACCAGTTGGATGAAGAATTTGCTCCACAAAGAAATGGAAGACGAGGCCCATCTCATTCACCAATATCATTCACCATCGATCACTTTGATCAACAAATGCATGCCAGATGTCCGATGCTACGACACGAGAAGTTGACCCTAAACTGTACCAAGAAATTACTCAGGGAAGATCTATTCTTTCATGGGGTTGGAGTTAAGGAGGCCACGGAAACCTGTACCGACTCTCTCTCACTCTGAAGAACTGTGAGGGGGAGGCCATCCTCACCCACAGCCCTTCTCCGATCTTGCTGATGAGAGAAGTTGCACGCACCAGATGAACAAAGGAGAAGAAACTGCACATCTTTATTTGCAAGGTCACATGCAACAGAGAAAGAAAGGAGCTGAGAAGTAGGGAAGAAGCAAAGGTGAAAAGGAGGACCACCAACAGGCCGGCTCCACGATATGAAGACGACAACTAGGACTCGTTCCCCACATGAGAAGGGAAGGGATAAGCTGCTGATCCACCACCGAGACCGTCCCCCTCCACCCCGCCAAACTCACCCCCCACCCACACCGGACCACCATAAAATCCTATGGGATCGCTGGTCCCCGGGAATTGATGTGCACCGCCACCATCTCCACCGCACAGCATCATGCCCTCCTCGCCATCCCCCGCCACCATACTCTGCCCGTCGAACTGCCAACGACCTTCCCCTCCTTCCATCTCCAGCACCCTCTCGTACTCGTCCCCCGACCGGAGCCGAGCGCGCTTCTCCCCTCCCTCGATCGCGCCCGGCGCCGGCCCCGCGCCGAGGCGGCCGAGGAGCTTGGGATCCCCGGCCACCTTGACCAGGAAGGCCAGCATCTGCCTCGGCTTCCGCTCCGTCTCCTGCACCCTCCTCCACATCTCCTCCACCCTTTCGGCTATCCTCCTCTGCTCCTGCTTCAGCCTCACCACCTCCGCAGCCACCCTCTCCTCcatcccctcttcctcctccccctcctcctctcccctctcGTTCTTCTTCCCGCAGCCGCTGTTCCTCCGCACTATCAGCCTCAACAGATTCGTCTGTCCTCTCAGGAACGACGCGTGCGCGAACTCCCACCGATCGGGATCCACCTTCCGAAACCCCTACATCCAACAACACGCAGGCCAAAATGAATTCATACGGCTCAACTGCTACCTTTCGTGATCCGACCGACAAGCCTTACACACGCTCACGTACATAAGTGTTGAGCTGGCGGACGAAGCTGGAGAAGTTGCCGTGCTTGAAGTGGGAGGGGAGGAGGAGCTGCGAGAAGGCAAAGGGGTCGACGACGACGAAGCTGTTGTTGTCGCGGCCCCAGGCAATGACGGCGTTAGTGGAGGGGTCGTCCACCATGCGGTAGGTCTTCAGCACGAAGGGAGCAGCCACCGGACCGCCGCCACCCCGTCCTGCTCCTCCAC comes from the Musa acuminata AAA Group cultivar baxijiao chromosome BXJ1-10, Cavendish_Baxijiao_AAA, whole genome shotgun sequence genome and includes:
- the LOC135596275 gene encoding heat stress transcription factor C-2b-like; the encoded protein is MEDGSPCFRSGHHQYGNGGGAGRGGGGPVAAPFVLKTYRMVDDPSTNAVIAWGRDNNSFVVVDPFAFSQLLLPSHFKHGNFSSFVRQLNTYGFRKVDPDRWEFAHASFLRGQTNLLRLIVRRNSGCGKKNERGEEEGEEEEGMEERVAAEVVRLKQEQRRIAERVEEMWRRVQETERKPRQMLAFLVKVAGDPKLLGRLGAGPAPGAIEGGEKRARLRSGDEYERVLEMEGGEGRWQFDGQSMVAGDGEEGMMLCGGDGGGAHQFPGTSDPIGFYGGPVWVGGEFGGVEGDGLGGGSAAYPFPSHVGNES
- the LOC103969410 gene encoding transcription elongation factor 1 homolog yields the protein MGKRKSTAKPPPKKRMDKLDTVFCCPFCNHGSSVECRIDMKNLIGEASCRICLESFSTTVNALTEPIDIYSEWIDECERVNNPEDDGA